The following proteins come from a genomic window of Lolium rigidum isolate FL_2022 chromosome 5, APGP_CSIRO_Lrig_0.1, whole genome shotgun sequence:
- the LOC124654250 gene encoding leucine-rich repeat receptor protein kinase HPCA1-like isoform X1 yields the protein MELSPWLILFTVLVQASVILADTNTQDTSGLTGIAASWNTKPSNWVGNDPCGDKWVGIICTQDRVTSILSSFGLSGSLSGDIQSLSELQYLDLSYNKELGGSLPSSMGSLSNLQNLILVGCSFTGEIPTEIGQLSNLIFLSLNSNRFTGRIPPSLGGLSKLYWFDLADNKLTGGLPVYDGINLGLDNLTNTKHFHFGVNQLSGTIPSQIFSSHMKLIHLLIDNNNFSGRIPSTLGHLNVLEVLRFDNNYQLSGPVPSNINNLTKLAEFHLENNQLSGPLPELTGMNSLSFVDMSNNSFNASDDPSWLTALPSLTSLYLENLGIGGQLPQALFSLPAIQTLRLRGNRFNGTLNIGSDFSTQLQKIDLQDNQITAITVGGSQYSKKLILSGNPICNQGSTEQYCKTTGQSNPTGPSYITSKNCAGLPPTCLSSQLLSPSCTCAVPYKGTLFFRAPSFSDLTNGSYYIQLEKGMKAKFLGYSIPVDSISVENPYVDSNNNLQMNLGVFPSNKILFGERDISEIGFILSNQTYKPPPIFGPYYFIGQQYPFASEALVISKSKANKLPLIVGVAAGGGVLVAILLILVVVIGRRKKKTNRTEERSQSFALPSAASLDMKSTSTSVPQLRGARIFTFAELKKITNNFSEANDIGNGGFGKVYRGTLPTGQLVAVKRSQEGSLQGNLEFRTEIELLSRVHHKNVVSLVGFCLDQGEQMLVYEYIPNGTLKESLAGKSGVRLDWKRRLRVILGAAKGIAYLHELAEPPIVHRDIKSSNVLLDERLNAKVADFGLSKLLGEERGQVTTQVKGTMGYLDPEYYMTQQLTEKSDVYSFGVLLLEVITAKKPLERGRYIVREVHEAMDRSKDLYGLHELLDPLLGASPSSLGGLEHYVDLALRCVEEAGTDRPSMGEAVSELERITRLAGGVTESASESMSYASRTPRHPYGGDSASEYSGAGLPSSRVEPK from the exons ATGGAGCTCTCTCCATGGCTCATCTTGTTCACTGTTCTGGTGCAGGCTTCTGTCATCTTGGCCGATACAAATACACAAGACA CTTCTGGCCTCACGGGTATTGCAGCTTCATGGAACACCAAACCATCAAACTGGGTTGGCAATGATCCATGCGGTGACAAGTGGGTTGGGATTATTTGTACCCAGGACAGGGTCACATCAAT ACTGTCAAGTTTTGGACTCTCCGGTAGTCTTTCAGGAGATATTCAGTCTTTGTCAGAATTGCAGTACTT GGACTTGTCCTACAACAAGGAATTGGGTGGCTCTctcccttcatccatgggaagctTGAGCAACCTCCAAAACTT AATCCTTGTTGGCTGCAGCTTTACTGGTGAAATACCTACAGAGATTGGCCAGCTCTCAAATCTGATATTTCT ATCTTTGAACTCCAACCGATTTACCGGCCGCATACCACCATCACTTGGTGGCCTTTCAAAGCTATACTGGTTTGACCTGGCTGACAATAAGCTCACCGGAGGACTTCCTGTATATGACGGGATAAATCTTGGGCTGGATAATTTGACAAATACAAAGCACTT TCACTTTGGGGTCAATCAACTCTCTGGCACCATACCAAGCCAGATTTTCAGCTCACACATGAAGCTGATACATCT GCTTATTGACAACAATAACTTCTCTGGTAGAATACCTTCTACTTTAGGCCACCTTAATGTCCTGGAAGTTCT ACGTTTTGATAACAATTATCAGTTGTCCGGGCCAGTTCCCAGTAACATTAACAACCTCACCAAGCTTGCTGAATT CCATCTTGAAAACAATCAGCTAAGTGGTCCATTGCCAGAGCTGACAGGAATGAATTCCCTCAGCTTTGT GGACATGAGCAACAATAGCTTTAATGCATCTGATGATCCATCCTGGTTAACCGCTTTGCCATCCTTGACTTCATT ATACCTTGAGAATCTAGGTATTGGCGGACAGCTACCCCAAGCTCTTTTTAGCCTTCCTGCAATTCAGACACT GAGGCTTCGGGGCAACCGTTTCAACGGCACACTAAATATTGGATCAGACTTCAGTACTCAGCTCCAAAAAATAGATTTGCAGGACAATCAGATCACAGCCATCACTGTTGGGGGATCCCAATACAGCAAGAAACTCAT ACTTTCAGGAAATCCAATTTGCAACCAGGGGAGCACTGAACAATACTGCAAAACGACCGGACAATCTAACCCGACAGGACCATCATATATTACTTCTAAGAACTGTGCTGGGCTGCCACCCACATGCCTCTCAAGCCAGCTTCTGAGCCCAAGCTGCACATGTGCCGTGCCATACAAAGGCACACTGTTCTTCAGAGCACCATCATTTTCTGACCTCACCAATGGCTCATACTATATTCAGCTAGAGAAGGGCATGAAGGCTAAGTTCTTGGGATACAGTATCCCGGTGGACTCAATTTCTGTTGAAAACCCATACGTTGATTCAAACAACAACTTGCAGATGAATCTTGGGGTATTCCCCAGCAACAAGATACTGTTCGGCGAACGAGACATTTCTGAAATTGGGTTCATTCTGAGTAATCAGACGTACAAGCCACCTCCTATCTTCGGGCCATACTATTTCATTGGCCAACAATACCCTTTTGCCAGTG AGGCGTTAGTAATATCTAAATCAAAGGCGAACAAGTTGCCACTTATTGTCGGAGTTGCAGCCGGTGGTGGGGTTCTTGTTGCAATACTGCTCATTCTTGTTGTTGTCATCGGCAGAAGGAAGAAAAAAACAAACAGGACTGAAGAGAGAAGCCAGTCTTTTG CACTACCATCTGCAGCTTCTTTGGATATGAAGAGCACCAGCACCAGTGTGCCGCAACTGCGCGGCGCGCGTATTTTCACGTTCGCTGAACTGAAGAAGATAACCAATAACTTCTCGGAGGCGAATGACATTGGAAACGGTGGCTTTGGGAAG GTTTACAGAGGGACACTTCCCACTGGGCAACTGGTTGCTGTCAAGAGATCCCAGGAGGGATCCCTGCAGGGAAACCTGGAGTTCAGAACCGAGATTGAGCTCCTGTCCAGGGTTCACCACAAGAATGTGGTCAGCCTCGTCGGTTTCTGCCTTGATCAGGGCGAGCAGATGCTAGTGTACGAGTACATCcccaatggcacactgaaagagagcCTCGCAG GGAAGTCGGGCGTGCGGCTGGACTGGAAGCGGAGGCTCCGTGTCATCCTGGGTGCCGCGAAGGGCATCGCCTACCTGCACGAGCTCGCAGAACCCCCGATCGTCCACCGAGACATCAAATCAAGCAACGTTCTCCTTGACGAGCGATTGAACGCTAAGGTTGCAGATTTCGGCCTCTCCAAGCTTCTAGGCGAGGAAAGAGGGCAGGTCACCACTCAAGTGAAGGGCACAATG GGTTACTTGGACCCTGAGTACTACATGACGCAGCAGCTGACGGAGAAGAGCGACGTGTACAGCTTCGGGGTGCTGCTGCTGGAGGTGATCACGGCGAAGAAGCCGCTGGAACGCGGGCGGTACATCGTCCGGGAGGTGCACGAGGCGATGGACCGGAGCAAGGACCTGTACGGGCTGCACGAGCTGCTGGACCCGTTGCTGGgtgcgtcgccgtcgtcgctgggCGGGCTGGAGCATTACGTGGACCTGGCCCTGCGCTGCGTGGAGGAGGCCGGCACCGACCGCCCGTCCATGGGCGAGGCAGTGAGCGAGCTGGAGCGGATCACGAGGCTGGCCGGCGGCGTCACCGAGTCGGCGTCAGAGTCCATGAGCTACGCCAGCAGAACGCCGCGCCACCCATACGGAGGGGACAGCGCGTCCGAGTACAGCGGCGCCGGGCTGCCGTCGTCGAGGGTGGAGCCCAAGTGA
- the LOC124654250 gene encoding leucine-rich repeat receptor protein kinase HPCA1-like isoform X2 codes for MELSPWLILFTVLVQASVILADTNTQDTSGLTGIAASWNTKPSNWVGNDPCGDKWVGIICTQDRVTSIRLSSFGLSGSLSGDIQSLSELQYLDLSYNKELGGSLPSSMGSLSNLQNLILVGCSFTGEIPTEIGQLSNLIFLSLNSNRFTGRIPPSLGGLSKLYWFDLADNKLTGGLPVYDGINLGLDNLTNTKHFHFGVNQLSGTIPSQIFSSHMKLIHLLIDNNNFSGRIPSTLGHLNVLEVLRFDNNYQLSGPVPSNINNLTKLAEFHLENNQLSGPLPELTGMNSLSFVDMSNNSFNASDDPSWLTALPSLTSLYLENLGIGGQLPQALFSLPAIQTLRLRGNRFNGTLNIGSDFSTQLQKIDLQDNQITAITVGGSQYSKKLILSGNPICNQGSTEQYCKTTGQSNPTGPSYITSKNCAGLPPTCLSSQLLSPSCTCAVPYKGTLFFRAPSFSDLTNGSYYIQLEKGMKAKFLGYSIPVDSISVENPYVDSNNNLQMNLGVFPSNKILFGERDISEIGFILSNQTYKPPPIFGPYYFIGQQYPFASEALVISKSKANKLPLIVGVAAGGGVLVAILLILVVVIGRRKKKTNRTEERSQSFASLDMKSTSTSVPQLRGARIFTFAELKKITNNFSEANDIGNGGFGKVYRGTLPTGQLVAVKRSQEGSLQGNLEFRTEIELLSRVHHKNVVSLVGFCLDQGEQMLVYEYIPNGTLKESLAGKSGVRLDWKRRLRVILGAAKGIAYLHELAEPPIVHRDIKSSNVLLDERLNAKVADFGLSKLLGEERGQVTTQVKGTMGYLDPEYYMTQQLTEKSDVYSFGVLLLEVITAKKPLERGRYIVREVHEAMDRSKDLYGLHELLDPLLGASPSSLGGLEHYVDLALRCVEEAGTDRPSMGEAVSELERITRLAGGVTESASESMSYASRTPRHPYGGDSASEYSGAGLPSSRVEPK; via the exons ATGGAGCTCTCTCCATGGCTCATCTTGTTCACTGTTCTGGTGCAGGCTTCTGTCATCTTGGCCGATACAAATACACAAGACA CTTCTGGCCTCACGGGTATTGCAGCTTCATGGAACACCAAACCATCAAACTGGGTTGGCAATGATCCATGCGGTGACAAGTGGGTTGGGATTATTTGTACCCAGGACAGGGTCACATCAAT AAGACTGTCAAGTTTTGGACTCTCCGGTAGTCTTTCAGGAGATATTCAGTCTTTGTCAGAATTGCAGTACTT GGACTTGTCCTACAACAAGGAATTGGGTGGCTCTctcccttcatccatgggaagctTGAGCAACCTCCAAAACTT AATCCTTGTTGGCTGCAGCTTTACTGGTGAAATACCTACAGAGATTGGCCAGCTCTCAAATCTGATATTTCT ATCTTTGAACTCCAACCGATTTACCGGCCGCATACCACCATCACTTGGTGGCCTTTCAAAGCTATACTGGTTTGACCTGGCTGACAATAAGCTCACCGGAGGACTTCCTGTATATGACGGGATAAATCTTGGGCTGGATAATTTGACAAATACAAAGCACTT TCACTTTGGGGTCAATCAACTCTCTGGCACCATACCAAGCCAGATTTTCAGCTCACACATGAAGCTGATACATCT GCTTATTGACAACAATAACTTCTCTGGTAGAATACCTTCTACTTTAGGCCACCTTAATGTCCTGGAAGTTCT ACGTTTTGATAACAATTATCAGTTGTCCGGGCCAGTTCCCAGTAACATTAACAACCTCACCAAGCTTGCTGAATT CCATCTTGAAAACAATCAGCTAAGTGGTCCATTGCCAGAGCTGACAGGAATGAATTCCCTCAGCTTTGT GGACATGAGCAACAATAGCTTTAATGCATCTGATGATCCATCCTGGTTAACCGCTTTGCCATCCTTGACTTCATT ATACCTTGAGAATCTAGGTATTGGCGGACAGCTACCCCAAGCTCTTTTTAGCCTTCCTGCAATTCAGACACT GAGGCTTCGGGGCAACCGTTTCAACGGCACACTAAATATTGGATCAGACTTCAGTACTCAGCTCCAAAAAATAGATTTGCAGGACAATCAGATCACAGCCATCACTGTTGGGGGATCCCAATACAGCAAGAAACTCAT ACTTTCAGGAAATCCAATTTGCAACCAGGGGAGCACTGAACAATACTGCAAAACGACCGGACAATCTAACCCGACAGGACCATCATATATTACTTCTAAGAACTGTGCTGGGCTGCCACCCACATGCCTCTCAAGCCAGCTTCTGAGCCCAAGCTGCACATGTGCCGTGCCATACAAAGGCACACTGTTCTTCAGAGCACCATCATTTTCTGACCTCACCAATGGCTCATACTATATTCAGCTAGAGAAGGGCATGAAGGCTAAGTTCTTGGGATACAGTATCCCGGTGGACTCAATTTCTGTTGAAAACCCATACGTTGATTCAAACAACAACTTGCAGATGAATCTTGGGGTATTCCCCAGCAACAAGATACTGTTCGGCGAACGAGACATTTCTGAAATTGGGTTCATTCTGAGTAATCAGACGTACAAGCCACCTCCTATCTTCGGGCCATACTATTTCATTGGCCAACAATACCCTTTTGCCAGTG AGGCGTTAGTAATATCTAAATCAAAGGCGAACAAGTTGCCACTTATTGTCGGAGTTGCAGCCGGTGGTGGGGTTCTTGTTGCAATACTGCTCATTCTTGTTGTTGTCATCGGCAGAAGGAAGAAAAAAACAAACAGGACTGAAGAGAGAAGCCAGTCTTTTG CTTCTTTGGATATGAAGAGCACCAGCACCAGTGTGCCGCAACTGCGCGGCGCGCGTATTTTCACGTTCGCTGAACTGAAGAAGATAACCAATAACTTCTCGGAGGCGAATGACATTGGAAACGGTGGCTTTGGGAAG GTTTACAGAGGGACACTTCCCACTGGGCAACTGGTTGCTGTCAAGAGATCCCAGGAGGGATCCCTGCAGGGAAACCTGGAGTTCAGAACCGAGATTGAGCTCCTGTCCAGGGTTCACCACAAGAATGTGGTCAGCCTCGTCGGTTTCTGCCTTGATCAGGGCGAGCAGATGCTAGTGTACGAGTACATCcccaatggcacactgaaagagagcCTCGCAG GGAAGTCGGGCGTGCGGCTGGACTGGAAGCGGAGGCTCCGTGTCATCCTGGGTGCCGCGAAGGGCATCGCCTACCTGCACGAGCTCGCAGAACCCCCGATCGTCCACCGAGACATCAAATCAAGCAACGTTCTCCTTGACGAGCGATTGAACGCTAAGGTTGCAGATTTCGGCCTCTCCAAGCTTCTAGGCGAGGAAAGAGGGCAGGTCACCACTCAAGTGAAGGGCACAATG GGTTACTTGGACCCTGAGTACTACATGACGCAGCAGCTGACGGAGAAGAGCGACGTGTACAGCTTCGGGGTGCTGCTGCTGGAGGTGATCACGGCGAAGAAGCCGCTGGAACGCGGGCGGTACATCGTCCGGGAGGTGCACGAGGCGATGGACCGGAGCAAGGACCTGTACGGGCTGCACGAGCTGCTGGACCCGTTGCTGGgtgcgtcgccgtcgtcgctgggCGGGCTGGAGCATTACGTGGACCTGGCCCTGCGCTGCGTGGAGGAGGCCGGCACCGACCGCCCGTCCATGGGCGAGGCAGTGAGCGAGCTGGAGCGGATCACGAGGCTGGCCGGCGGCGTCACCGAGTCGGCGTCAGAGTCCATGAGCTACGCCAGCAGAACGCCGCGCCACCCATACGGAGGGGACAGCGCGTCCGAGTACAGCGGCGCCGGGCTGCCGTCGTCGAGGGTGGAGCCCAAGTGA